One genomic window of Vibrio ziniensis includes the following:
- a CDS encoding AMP-binding protein, which translates to MINDACYYQNKFNNVAQLLEDGFSCFSEKPAFHSLGQSLSFAEIEQKSRYLAQWFQHQCGLKAGDRIAIQLPNLTQYPIVTYAAFRAGLVIVNTNPLYTSREMKHQFNDSGARVLVILEDLMPKYQAIKDELCIEKVLITAAPDLLTGKQQDRGDYFDFNSVINEGSHLPPVSKNDAQINDIAVIQYTGGTTGISKGACLTHRNLMANASQMNIRISQKTESEGENFVCPLPLYHIYAFTVNLISLFSLGVQNILIPNPRDIDGFVQTLKDVRFSGFSGINTLFMGLCQHPEFPSLDFSQLKITFSGGSMLTSKAYNTWFEITGCTITEGWGLSETSPVITLNEFNKEQVGCVGTPLHATEVQVWDINNQPLAQGQIGELVVKGPQVMLEYWQRPDETANSIINGFFKTGDVGLIKDDGHIQIVDRLKDMIIVSGFNVYPNEVEDILCSHQHITEAAVVGDHDEKAGEIVHAHIATLEPLDEGDIIHFCRQHLTNYKVPKRITFHQQLPKSAVGKVLRRELRNTQ; encoded by the coding sequence ATGATCAACGACGCCTGCTATTATCAAAATAAATTCAATAACGTCGCACAATTACTGGAAGATGGATTTTCCTGCTTTAGCGAAAAACCCGCTTTTCACAGCTTGGGTCAATCCCTGAGTTTTGCTGAAATAGAGCAGAAATCTCGTTATCTTGCTCAGTGGTTTCAACATCAATGTGGATTGAAAGCTGGTGATCGCATCGCCATTCAACTTCCCAACCTGACTCAATATCCGATTGTTACCTACGCCGCTTTTCGCGCAGGTCTGGTTATTGTCAATACTAATCCGCTCTACACCTCAAGAGAGATGAAGCATCAGTTCAATGATTCAGGTGCTCGAGTTCTGGTTATTCTGGAAGATTTAATGCCTAAATATCAGGCAATTAAAGATGAACTGTGCATAGAGAAAGTTCTGATCACCGCCGCACCCGATCTACTTACTGGTAAACAACAAGATCGCGGCGACTATTTTGATTTCAACTCTGTGATCAATGAAGGCTCGCATCTGCCTCCAGTGTCCAAAAATGACGCGCAGATTAACGATATTGCTGTTATCCAATACACAGGCGGTACCACAGGCATCTCAAAGGGAGCCTGTTTAACTCACCGCAATTTAATGGCGAACGCTTCGCAAATGAATATTCGTATCAGCCAAAAAACTGAGTCAGAGGGCGAAAACTTTGTCTGCCCTTTACCGCTTTATCACATTTACGCCTTTACAGTGAACCTGATCAGCCTGTTTAGTTTAGGTGTGCAAAATATCCTGATCCCAAACCCTAGGGATATTGATGGCTTTGTTCAAACGCTCAAAGACGTACGTTTCTCTGGCTTTTCAGGCATCAACACACTGTTTATGGGACTTTGCCAGCATCCAGAGTTCCCGTCATTGGATTTCAGTCAGCTCAAAATCACCTTCTCTGGAGGCTCTATGCTGACCAGTAAAGCCTACAACACATGGTTTGAGATCACCGGCTGTACCATTACCGAAGGTTGGGGCTTATCAGAAACGTCACCGGTAATTACCTTAAATGAGTTCAACAAAGAACAAGTAGGATGCGTAGGCACGCCCCTTCACGCCACAGAAGTACAGGTTTGGGATATTAACAACCAACCGCTAGCGCAGGGTCAAATTGGTGAGCTGGTGGTGAAAGGACCACAAGTAATGTTGGAATACTGGCAGCGCCCTGATGAAACCGCGAACTCGATTATTAATGGTTTCTTCAAGACTGGTGATGTGGGCTTAATTAAAGATGATGGACATATCCAAATTGTCGACCGTTTAAAAGACATGATTATCGTCTCTGGCTTCAATGTGTATCCAAATGAAGTGGAAGATATTTTGTGTAGCCACCAGCACATTACTGAAGCAGCCGTAGTTGGCGACCATGATGAAAAAGCGGGTGAAATAGTGCATGCGCATATCGCAACCCTAGAACCATTAGACGAAGGGGATATTATCCACTTCTGCCGCCAACACCTGACTAACTATAAAGTGCCAAAGCGCATCACTTTCCATCAGCAATTGCCAAAATCTGCGGTTGGAAAAGTACTGCGTCGTGAACTACGTAATACCCAGTAG
- a CDS encoding Hsp20 family protein → MRTVDFTPLYRNAIGFDRLLNMMEANAAKNSQGGFPPYNIEQQEENKFRITMAVAGFADEELDITQQENTLIVRGERKAAEEKKYVYQGIAERDFERKFQLADYVKVIGANMENGLLHIDLEREIPEVMQPRKIAINGKHLLEN, encoded by the coding sequence ATGAGAACTGTAGATTTTACTCCTCTATACCGTAACGCAATTGGTTTTGATCGTCTTCTAAACATGATGGAAGCGAACGCAGCGAAAAATAGCCAAGGCGGTTTTCCTCCATACAATATCGAGCAGCAAGAAGAGAACAAGTTCCGCATTACGATGGCGGTGGCTGGATTTGCTGACGAAGAGCTAGACATCACTCAACAAGAAAACACCCTAATCGTACGCGGTGAACGTAAAGCAGCAGAAGAAAAAAAATACGTTTATCAAGGTATTGCTGAGCGTGATTTCGAGCGTAAGTTCCAATTAGCGGACTACGTAAAAGTGATTGGTGCCAATATGGAGAATGGTTTGCTACATATCGATTTGGAACGTGAGATTCCAGAAGTGATGCAACCAAGAAAGATAGCCATTAACGGCAAGCACTTACTAGAGAATTAA